A stretch of Saccharomyces eubayanus strain FM1318 chromosome III, whole genome shotgun sequence DNA encodes these proteins:
- the SOL2 gene encoding Sol2p: MTTTVPKIFAFHEFSGVAEAVADHVVHAQDSALAPKSERKHSVTNLSVNALDMTREVSCKSTASASEVKNGGSSSNSKAKKEKRFKIALSGGSLIQVLHEGLLKREDVLWGKWDIYFADERLVPFSSNESNYGCAKRKILDQIDTAKYGTPKVYHIDESLIDDPQECADNYEKVLIRGFAGRDSVKLPMFDLFLLGCAPDGHIASLFPNFQDSLREKLAWVVPVENAPSGPSTRISLTIPVICHSHRVTFVVEGATKAPVIKTIMERPEKGLPSSIVNEGAAGRVSWFVDDDALTDVLVTKKKYKFHPA; the protein is encoded by the coding sequence ATGACTACGACGGTGCCCAAGATATTCGCGTTCCACGAGTTCTCAGGCGTGGCGGAAGCCGTGGCAGACCATGTGGTCCACGCCCAGGACAGCGCACTGGCCCCCAAGAGCGAGAGGAAGCATTCCGTGACCAACCTCAGCGTGAATGCGTTGGACATGACCAGAGAGGTGTCCTGCAAAAGTACTGCGTCAGCTTCGGAGGTCAAGAATGgtggcagcagcagcaacagcaagGCTAAGAAGGAGAAGCGATTCAAGATTGCGCTGTCCGGTGGGTCGCTGATCCAGGTGCTGCACGAGGGCCTGCTTAAGCGGGAGGACGTGCTGTGGGGGAAGTGGGACATCTACTTTGCAGATGAGAGGCTAGTGCCCTTCAGCTCGAACGAGAGTAATTACGGGTGTGCCAAGCGGAAGATACTTGACCAGATAGACACGGCAAAGTACGGGACGCCGAAGGTGTACCACATCGACGAGTCGCTGATCGACGACCCACAGGAGTGTGCAGACAACTACGAGAAGGTGCTTATCCGCGGGTTCGCAGGTAGGGACTCCGTCAAGCTTCCGATGTTCGACCTGTTTCTGCTCGGGTGTGCTCCCGATGGCCACATTGCATCGCTGTTCCCGAACTTCCAGGACAGTCTGCGTGAGAAGCTGGCGTGGGTCGTGCCCGTGGAGAACGCTCCCAGCGGGCCCTCGACCAGGATCTCGCTGACCATCCCCGTGATCTGCCACTCGCACAGAGTCACGTTCGTCGTTGAAGGTGCCACTAAGGCCCCTGTGATCAAGACCATCATGGAGCGGCCCGAGAAGGGCCTACCCAGCAGCATCGTCAACGAGGGTGCTGCCGGTCGTGTGTCGTGGTTTGTCGACGACGACGCCCTCACTGACGTGCTTGTCACCAAAAAGAAGTACAAGTTCCATCCGGCTTAG
- the EGO2 gene encoding Ego2p: protein MEAEQRSDIRGTITFDSHNNVIESTGVGSQRFEDIDELSQVALDAEGFALVRGHSLLVHLYKHDDMTLAVYTDAQ, encoded by the coding sequence ATGGAAGCGGAACAACGGTCGGATATCAGGGGGACTATCACCTTCGACTCCCACAACAACGTCATAGAGTCTACGGGCGTGGGGAGCCAGAGATTCGAAGACATAGATGAACTATCGCAAGTAGCGCTGGATGCAGAGGGCTTTGCCCTGGTACGGGGCCACTCACTGCTCGTGCACTTGTACAAACACGACGATATGACCTTGGCTGTGTACACTGATGCCCAGTGA
- the FUB1 gene encoding Fub1p — protein sequence MIENKVELVAELVLESVGKADVIARSTTGTKLSQVIFHIIGSSDEEGATPFELTVVQTLEDDDKYTVIIRHRSSITMACLVDYKDFKLPTELKWPLERDSLPVDPDLKPVLTQLKKQPNESADMPKFDDEYQAQTRQQQREVPLNPYPGLTVTEPGFTNPAGGYADRDLYPMGTSHPDWSRGLPNPLGSAGGQGGMIFDPNRRPAQRREDMPPGWMPGSRYNEPFGPGSGGLGGPGSGFI from the coding sequence ATGATCGAAAATAAGGTAGAACTGGTGGCTGAACTGGTGCTAGAATCAGTGGGTAAAGCGGATGTGATAGCACGTAGCACAACGGGAACCAAGTTAAGCCAAGTGATTTTCCACATTATAGGATCATCCGATGAGGAAGGTGCAACCCCCTTTGAGTTAACGGTGGTCCAGACACTGGAAGACGATGACAAGTACACCGTTATCATTCGTCACCGCTCGTCGATCACCATGGCGTGCTTGGTGGATTACAAGGATTTCAAACTGCCTACGGAACTGAAATGGCCCCTGGAAAGAGACTCGTTGCCTGTGGATCCAGATTTGAAGCCTGTGCTCACGCAACTCAAGAAACAACCCAATGAAAGTGCCGATATGCCAAAGTTTGACGATGAATATCAAGCGCAAACAAGGCAGCAGCAGAGAGAGGTACCATTGAACCCGTACCCAGGCCTCACCGTGACCGAACCGGGCTTTACAAATCCAGCAGGAGGGTATGCAGACCGTGATCTGTACCCCATGGGCACAAGCCATCCAGACTGGTCTCGAGGGCTGCCCAATCCCTTGGGCTCTGCAGGTGGCCAAGGAGGTATGATATTTGACCCGAACAGAAGGCCTGCACAGAGACGAGAGGACATGCCGCCAGGATGGATGCCTGGATCCAGGTACAACGAACCGTTTGGGCCCGGATCCGGCGGGCTTGGAGGGCCAGGGTCCGGCTTTATCTAG
- the PTC6 gene encoding type 2C protein phosphatase PTC6, with protein sequence MIKQGSGNSSSNRRLPSVIWVSQQGESMRLGNAYAYCKPSQKVRLKLDLLRGLPGYVGHATSRISRLDNQDSYSIKMMRSWPNVYGSALNCSVFDGHGEKGAQLSKLLADRLCSYLDRREPHWSKQDLKGLVQEYARRFPEGNYWKQKLTMFDRFYDKFIKNCNSKQELLLMEEGDTAALAQNGGRMIFDKMGNIIDKIALLTEQDRLRLFYGYAQFDLDQCCQLGTAAGSTASSVFLYPYDVPNTPTDEGKEDDSWMISHSGLLKLIVTQVGDSKIILCDQDGIAHPLTTTHHASSSRERRRLSLDPSRLDPDAFGETRFLNNFANTRSFGDVAGKPFGISSEPDIFSFLIGNTLRLPRSERSKLPFNGDECFLALVTDGITNQLADQELVDLITSTVNSWGLKKATPQFVAEETIKFIQAIASKHSDNATCVVVRLSNWGNWPNVDRTGLQRETKLMNAQSNETKLN encoded by the coding sequence ATGATTAAACAAGGAAGTGGCAACAGTAGTAGCAATAGGAGGTTACCATCGGTTATTTGGGTATCACAACAGGGGGAATCGATGCGGTTGGGGAATGCTTATGCGTACTGCAAACCATCGCAGAAGGTTAGGCTGAAGCTGGACCTGTTACGGGGGCTTCCCGGATACGTGGGCCATGCCACGAGCAGGATCAGCCGGCTCGACAACCAGGACAGTTACTCGATAAAGATGATGCGTTCGTGGCCCAACGTGTATGGCAGTGCTTTGAACTGCTCCGTGTTCGATGGCCACGGAGAGAAAGGTGCGCAGCTGTCGAAGTTGCTTGCAGACAGGCTGTGCAGCTACCTGGACCGCCGTGAGCCTCATTGGAGCAAGCAGGACTTGAAGGGGCTGGTTCAAGAGTATGCAAGAAGGTTTCCCGAGGGAAACTACTGGAAGCAGAAGCTGACCATGTTCGACAGATTCTACGACAAATTTATAAAGAACTGCAACTCGAAGCAGGAACTGCTGCTAATGGAGGAAGGGGACACCGCCGCCCTCGCCCAGAATGGGGGCAGGATGATCTTTGATAAGATGGGGAACATCATTGATAAGATTGCGCTACTCACTGAGCAAGACCGGTTGCGGCTTTTTTATGGGTATGCTCAGTTCGATCTTGACCAGTGCTGCCAGCTAGGCACCGCAGCTGGGTCTACTGCATCGTCCGTCTTTCTGTATCCTTATGACGTTCCGAACACGCCTACAGACGAGGGCAAAGAGGATGACTCATGGATGATCTCGCATTCCGGGCTGCTCAAGCTCATCGTCACCCAGGTGGGCGACTCCAAGATCATTCTGTGCGACCAGGACGGGATCGCACACCCATTGACGACGACCCATCATGCCAGCTCTAGCAGGGAACGGCGTCGTCTAAGCCTGGATCCTTCACGACTGGACCCAGACGCTTTTGGAGAGACCAGGTTCCTGAACAATTTTGCCAACACAAGATCGTTTGGGGATGTAGCCGGGAAGCCGTTTGGAATATCAAGCGAACCGGAcatcttctcttttctcaTTGGCAACACCTTGCGTCTGCCACGCTCTGAGCGATCAAAGCTGCCCTTTAATGGCGACGAGTGCTTTCTGGCTCTCGTTACAGATGGCATCACCAACCAGCTCGCAGACCAAGAGCTGGTAGACCTGATCACCTCCACGGTGAACTCCTGGGGGTTGAAGAAGGCCACACCACAGTTCGTTGCAGAAGAAACCATAAAGTTCATCCAAGCCATTGCCTCGAAGCATTCGGACAACGCCACCTGTGTGGTAGTCAGGCTGTCCAACTGGGGAAATTGGCCCAACGTCGACCGAACGGGCCTCCAGAGGGAAACCAAACTTATGAATGCTCAATCTAACGAAACCAAACTGAACTAA
- the SRB8 gene encoding Srb8p — translation MNNGSGRYVLTPPDDLYPYVKSLQHEDQVYPDFKPWEHSTAEDQILVNFVAKGFYHTPMVNFESISARSSVHESLVTQSNLLSQQFDKIIKIREDQINKIPSHSTTTLHGPGFQLPNRITLTDHRKETWLQELSSSFTSLIKIGKFIPHGLKRRQVIEQCYLKFIPLKRAVWLIKCCYFIEWKSNHKKKRSSAAGLEDAISMHLLKDWTDTFVYILEKLIFDMTNHYNDSQQLRVWKRQISYFLKLLGNCYSLKLINKEIFHYWLVEFINKMENFEFLPLSLHILMIFWNDICQIETSAAVAPTKNQKEPFFLVSKITDMLLHKYYVVSNSKSMINDENYIINDIKKNNKIKMNILKILTNLILKIFQEQSLEVFIFPSSNWETYKPLLFEIVYNASTTSNTEIKKKLELISYRNESLKNNSSIRNITMSSTNANDFRLTIGTCEQFPKLSCIQLNSIDTQFTKLLDDNPTEFDWPTYIDQNPLTMNKIIQLIIWSIHPSRQFNHYESNQLVAKLLLLRINSTDEDLHEFQIEDAIWSLVFQLAKNFSSQKEVISFMMPSLYRLLNILITYGIIKVPTYIRKLISSGLLYLQDSNDKFVHVQLLINLKVSPLMKSQYNMVLRNVMEYDVKFYENFNFDQLVEITEQIKTRILSNDTNDMQLTKTPLSIKIMVAEWYLSHLCSGILSTVNRIVLLKIFKIFCIDLEVFHHFFKWIEFIVYHQLLSDIESLEALMDILLCYQKLFSQFINDHILFTKTFIFIYKKVLREKDVSAYSVTSFMPFWKFFMKNFPFVLKVDIDLRVELQSVYNDEKLKTEKLKSDKSEVLRVYSVINNSSDTIGQSWNFPEVFQINIRFLLHNSGYSDDKTGKQFQKARNNVMLLIATNLKEYNKFMSIFLKRKDFTNENLIQLISLKLLTFEVIQNVLGIEFTIKLLPINLKNNDNSYGLFLRFHKEQFIKANFEKILQTCHELDRKSHDSSGEMNYYEILLKILITYGSSPKLLAISTKIIMLLLDESVENSSHILEDILYYSTCPSVTDLNGIPLGSGQPDNSSDSANGGGRYDDDDDHTVDEIEPVEYYSMMDFTNLWIFQAFTRFCIKKFIKNNNAGGNGSEMMSEDLKFFIFQIIEITNSNDLCSQIFDQLKDMQTIEMITQIVEEDFCTKCLQTSDQKMDDNYIVVVIEIVTSLSKRFQRETSGMITISIKNYHLLIKIVRQLSELNETNLSNRETQIDAVLKLFTFHQNSIFQYIIADLNKDKSTIPFIDSMCKLFDKISFNLRLKLFLYEILSSLKSFAIYSSTIDTPPFHMNNKIELPKKLLNLPPFQVSSFVKDSKPHGGDHAEDDGEEDAEQKESLDLELGISIVETIQENEQRWLIYDKNDHKYVCAFSMEPYHFISNYNTKYTDEMAAGGTDTAAFNDSCVNLSLFDARFERKNPH, via the coding sequence ATGAATAACGGTTCTGGTCGGTATGTGCTGACTCCTCCAGATGACCTGTACCCGTATGTGAAAAGCTTGCAACATGAAGACCAAGTGTACCCCGATTTTAAGCCTTGGGAACACTCTACGGCGGAGGACCAAATTTTGGTAAACTTTGTGGCTAAGGGATTTTACCACACGCCAATGGTCAATTTCGAATCTATATCTGCGAGATCGTCTGTCCATGAATCGCTGGTCACTCAATCTAATCTGCTTTCCCAGCAATTCgacaaaatcatcaaaataaGAGAAGACcaaatcaataaaattcCCTCGCACTCTACCACGACGTTGCATGGGCCCGGGTTCCAATTGCCCAACAGAATTACGCTAACAGATCATAGGAAGGAGACGTGGTTACAAGAATTGAGTTCCTCCTTCACTTCGCTGATCAAGATTGGCAAGTTCATACCACACGgcttgaaaagaagacaagTCATCGAACAGTGCTATTTGAAGTTCATacctttgaaaagagcCGTTTGGTTAATCAAATGCTGTTATTTTATCGAGTGGAAGTCCAAccataaaaagaagaggtCCAGTGCTGCTGGGCTTGAGGATGCCATTTCCATGCATCTGCTGAAGGACTGGACGGATACGTTTGTCTATATCCTGGAAAAACTTATCTTTGACATGACAAACCATTATAACGATTCTCAACAACTGCGTGTGTGGAAAAGGCaaatttcttattttttgaagcttCTGGGCAACTGTTACTCATTGAAACTAATTAACAAGGAAATATTCCATTATTGGCTTGTGGAATTCATTAACAAGATGGAAAACTTCGAATTCCTACCATTGTCTTTACACATtctgatgattttttggaacGATATATGTCAAATTGAAACGAGCGCTGCTGTTGCTCCcacaaaaaatcaaaaagaacCGTTCTTTTTAGTGTCGAAGATCACGGATATGCTGCTGCATAAATACTACGTCGTATCCAACAGTAAATCAATGATTAATGACGAAAACTATATTATCAATGAcataaagaagaataacAAGATCAAAATGAATATCCTAAAGATTTTGACTAACttaattttaaaaatttttcaggaaCAGTCCTTGGAGGTATTTATCTTCCCTTCATCAAACTGGGAAACCTACAAGCCGTTGCTTTTCGAAATTGTGTATAATGCTAGCACCACTTCAAATACTGAgatcaagaaaaagttGGAATTAATCAGTTATAGAAACgaatcattgaaaaataactCTTCCATAAGAAACATCACGATGTCATCCACCAACGCCAACGACTTCCGATTAACCATTGGCACTTGTGAACAATTCCCAAAACTGTCATGCATACAACTGAACTCTATAGATACCCAATTCACCAAGCTATTGGACGATAACCCAACGGAATTCGATTGGCCGACCTACATTGATCAGAATCCTCTAACaatgaacaaaataatTCAATTGATCATTTGGTCCATTCATCCATCAAGACAATTCAATCATTATGAATCCAATCAACTCGTAGCGAAACTATTACTGTTACGAATAAATTCTACAGACGAGGATCTACACGAATTTCAGATTGAAGATGCCATCTGGTCATTGGTTTTCCAATTAGCCAAGAACTTTTCATCCCAAAAAGAAGTCATATCATTTATGATGCCCTCGCTGTATCGCTTATTAAATATATTAATCACTTATGGAATCATCAAGGTCCCCACATACATTAGAAAACTGATCAGTTCCGGTTTACTTTATTTGCAGGATTCTAATGATAAATTTGTACATGTTCAACTATTGATTAATTTGAAAGTTTCACCTTTAATGAAAAGTCAATACAATATGGTGTTAAGAAACGTTATGGAGTATGATGTGaaattttatgaaaatttcaattttgacCAACTCGTGGAAATCACAGAGCAAATCAAAACACGAATTTTATCCAATGATACCAATGATATGCAACTAACCAAGACCCCGTTGAGTATTAAAATTATGGTTGCTGAGTGGTATTTATCGCATTTATGTTCCGGGATTTTATCGACTGTTAATCGAATCGTGCTGCTaaagatattcaaaattttttgtatcGATCTGGAAGTGTTCCAccacttcttcaaatggaTTGAATTCATTGTTTATCATCAACTATTGAGTGATATAGAGTCTCTAGAGGCATTAATGGATATATTACTTTGTTACCAGAAATTGTTTTCGCAATTCATTAACGATCATATACTTTTCACAAAGACTTTCATATTCATCTATAAGAAAGTCTTGAGAGAAAAGGATGTATCCGCTTACAGCGTCACATCATTCATgccattttggaaattttttatgaaaaacttcccatttgttttgaaagtgGATATCGATTTAAGGGTTGAATTGCAATCTGTATACAACgacgaaaaattgaaaactgAGAAGCTGAAAAGTGATAAGTCAGAAGTTCTAAGGGTTTACTCCGTGATAAATAACTCAAGCGATACGATTGGACAATCTTGGAACTTCCCCGAAGTGtttcaaataaatatcAGATTCTTACTGCACAATTCTGGGTATAGCGATGACAAAACAGGAAAACAGTTTCAGAAAGCAAGAAACAACGTTATGCTTTTGATTGCAACAAATTTAAAGGAATACAATAAATTTATGTCCATTTTCCTGaagagaaaagattttacaaatgaaaatttaataCAATTAATCTCACTAAAACTTCTCACTTTTGAAGTGATTCAGAATGTCTTGGGGATTGAGTTCACTATCAAGTTACTACCAATtaacttgaaaaacaatGATAACTCATATGGGTTATTTTTGAGATTTCACAAGGAACAGTTTATAAAAGCaaattttgagaaaatcTTACAAACGTGCCATGAATTAGATAGGAAATCTCATGACAGTAGTGGTGAAATGAATTATTATGAAATTTTATTAAAAATTCTTATAACTTACGGATCATCGCCCAAACTACTCGCAATATCCACAAAGATCATCATGCTGTTACTGGATGAAAGTGTTGAAAATTCATCTCATATCTTGGAAGATATTTTATACTATTCAACGTGTCCATCGGTTACTGACCTCAATGGTATACCATTGGGTAGCGGGCAACCGGATAATAGTAGTGATAGTGCTAATGGTGGTGGTAGGtatgatgatgatgatgaccATACTGTTGACGAAATAGAGCCTGTGGAATATTATAGCATGATGGACTTTACCAATCTTTGGATTTTCCAGGCTTTCACTCGCTTTTgcatcaaaaaattcataaagaataataatgcTGGTGGTAATGGATCAGAAATGATGAGCGAGGacctgaaatttttcattttccaaattataGAAATAACTAATTCCAATGATTTGTGTTCACAGATTTTTGACCAGCTGAAAGATATGCAGACTATTGAAATGATAACGCAAATTGTAGAGGAAGACTTCTGCACCAAGTGTTTGCAAACAAGCGATCAAAAGATGGACGATAATTATATCGTCGTTGTCATTGAGATTGTAACGTCATTATccaaaagatttcaaagagaaacaTCGGGTATGATCACAATTTCCATAAAAAACTACCATTTACTAATCAAAATTGTGAGGCAATTGAGCGAACTGAACGAAACAAATCTATCTAACAGAGAAACACAAATAGACGCCGTCCTAAaacttttcacttttcacCAAAACTCCATTTTTCAGTACATAATCGCGGATTTAAACAAGGACAAATCTACAATCCCGTTTATTGATAGTATGTGCAAACTGTTTGATAAAATATCGTTCAATTTGAGATTGAAACTGTTCCTTTATGAGATCTTATCCTCACTGAAATCGTTTGCCATATACTCGTCCACCATTGATACCCCACCATTCCACATGAATAACAAGATTGAACTACCGAAAAAACTGTTGAACTTGCCACCCTTCCAAGTATCCTCTTTCGTCAAAGATTCCAAGCCACACGGTGGCGATCATGCGGAAGATGATGGCGAGGAAGATGCAGAACAAAAGGAATCACTTGATCTAGAGTTGGGGATCAGCATAGTGGAAACAATCCAAGAGAACGAACAAAGATGGCTGATATACGACAAGAACGATCACAAATATGTCTGTGCATTTTCCATGGAACCGTACCATTTCATTTCCAACTACAATACCAAATATACGGATGAAATGGCTGCTGGCGGTACCGATACAGCTGCATTCAACGACTCGTGCGTCAACTTGAGTCTGTTTGATGCCCGGTTCGAGAGAAAGAACCCACACTAA
- the AHC2 gene encoding Ahc2p → MITPKGTYESVAKFQEANLREDLDYAVLEQRKTQLETLIVERESFIKNLCGLFHRVQKTKNYQEFVDVLTGSRDLLREIFTVENGFQKQNWANHEDIPQIDWDRFALDINAYIAKNDQLLALYEDGFL, encoded by the coding sequence ATGATCACTCCCAAGGGCACGTACGAATCGGTGGCCAAGTTCCAAGAGGCGAACCTACGTGAAGATCTCGATTACGCCGTGCTTGAACAACGCAAGACGCAGCTAGAGACCCTCATCGTTGAAAGAGAATCGTTCATCAAGAACCTGTGCGGTCTCTTCCACAGGGTTCAAAAGACCAAGAATTACCAGGAATTTGTAGATGTGTTGACGGGGAGCAGGGATTTACTACGAGAAATATTCACTGTGGAGAATGGATTTCAGAAGCAAAATTGGGCCAATCATGAGGACATTCCCCAGATAGACTGGGACAGGTTTGCTCTAGATATTAACGCTTATATAGCGAAAAACGACCAGTTGCTGGCACTGTATGAAGATGGCTTTTTGTGA
- the TRX3 gene encoding Trx3p, protein MLFCRPTIRAVIRPLQYTRFQSSYSNITKLTNLIEFKNLVKQNDKLVIDFYATWCGPCKMMQPHLTKLIQAYPEVRFVKCDVDEAPDIAKECEVTAMPTFVLGKDGQLIGKIIGANPAALEKEIKDL, encoded by the coding sequence ATGTTGTTCTGTAGACCTACCATAAGAGCGGTGATCAGGCCTCTACAATATACAAGGTTTCAATCCTCGTATTCCAATATCACTAAATTGACCAATCTAATAGAATTTAAAAACCTGGTCAAGCAAAATGACAAGTTAGTTATTGATTTCTATGCCACCTGGTGCGGTCCCTGTAAGATGATGCAACCACACTTGACAAAGCTAATTCAAGCTTACCCAGAAGTGAGATTTGTCAAATGCGATGTGGACGAAGCACCAGATATTGCCAAGGAATGTGAAGTGACGGCTATGCCCACTTTTGTTCTTGGGAAAGATGGTCAACTCATAGGAAAGATCATTGGAGCCAATCCTGCcgctttggaaaaggaaattaaGGACCTATAA
- the TUP1 gene encoding chromatin-silencing transcriptional regulator TUP1: MTASVSNTQNKLNELLDAIRQEFVQVSQEANTYRLQNQKDYDFKMNQQLAEMQQIRNTVYELELTHRKMKDAYEEEIKHLKLGLEQRDHQIASLTVQQQQVQQQQQQVQQHLQQQQQLAAASAPVPVPQQPTATTSATTTPAANTNTGSPSAFPVQASRPTLVGSQLPTTTLPVVSANSQQQLPPQQQLQHQQLQQHQQPPPQVSVAPLSNTAINGSPASKETTTLPSVKAPDSTLKETELENNNASSTINDIGSTITTTTTAAEPEIKPKEEDAKPTDLHQDHYLVPYDQRANHSKPIPPFLLDLDSQSVPDALKKQTNDYYILYNPALPRDIDVDLHKSLDHTSVVCCVKFSNDGEYLATGCNKTTQVYRVSDGSLVARLSDDSAANNHRNSVTENNTTTSTDNNTMTTTTTTTITTTAMTTAAELAKDVENLNTSSTPSSDLYIRSVCFSPDGKFLATGAEDRLIRIWDIENRKIVMILQGHEQDIYSLDYFPSGDKLVSGSGDRTVRIWDLRTGQCSLTLSIEDGVTTVAVSPGDGKYIAAGSLDRAVRVWDSETGFLVERLDSENESGTGHKDSVYSVVFTRDGESVVSGSLDRSVKLWNLQNANNKSDSKTPNSGTCEVTYIGHKDFVLSVATTQNDEYILSGSKDRGVLFWDKKSGNPLLMLQGHRNSVISVAVANGSPLGPEYNVFATGSGDCKARIWKYKKIAPN, translated from the coding sequence ATGACTGCCAGCGTTTCGAATACGCAGAATAAACTGAACGAGCTTCTCGACGCCATTAGGCAAGAGTTCGTCCAGGTCTCGCAAGAGGCAAACACCTACCGCCTCCAAAACCAAAAGGACTACGACTTCAAAATGAACCAGCAATTGGCCGAGATGCAGCAGATTAGAAACACCGTCTATGAACTGGAGCTGACTCACAGGAAAATGAAGGATGCGTATGAAGAGGAGATCAAGCACCTGAAATTGGGGCTGGAACAAAGAGACCATCAGATCGCCTCTTTGACtgttcaacaacaacaggtccagcaacagcaacagcaggTCCAGCAACATTtgcaacagcagcagcagttAGCCGCTGCATCCGCGCCTGTTCCAGTTCCACAGCAACCAACAGCCACCACCTCGGCTACCACTACTCCAGCAGCAAACACAAACACCGGCTCACCATCGGCCTTCCCAGTACAAGCTAGCCGTCCCACCCTAGTCGGCTCTCAATTGCCCACCACTACTTTGCCCGTAGTGTCCGCAAACAGTCAACAGCAGCTACCcccacaacaacaattgCAACACCAGCAACTCCAACAACACCAACAGCCTCCGCCTCAGGTTTCCGTCGCCCCATTGAGCAATACCGCAATCAACGGGTCCCCGGCTTCCAAGGAGACAACCACTTTACCCTCAGTCAAGGCACCAGATTCTACTTTGAAGGAAACTGAACtagaaaacaacaacgcCTCCTCGACGATAAATGACATCGGGTCTACCATCACCACAACCACTACTGCAGCCGAGCCCGAAATCAAACCTAAGGAGGAGGATGCCAAGCCCACCGATTTACACCAAGATCATTATTTGGTCCCCTACGATCAAAGAGCTAACCACTCCAAACCTATCCCCCCTTTCCTGCTCGACTTGGACTCTCAATCTGTCCCCGATGCGctgaagaaacaaacaaacgaTTACTACATCCTATACAACCCAGCATTACCAAGGGACATCGATGTTGACCTACACAAATCTCTGGATCACACCTCTGTCGTTTGTTGCGTGAAGTTCAGTAACGATGGTGAATACTTGGCCACAGGCTGCAACAAGACCACACAAGTGTACCGTGTCTCCGACGGGTCCTTGGTGGCTCGCTTGTCAGACGATTCTGCCGCCAACAACCACAGAAACTCTGTTACAGAAAACAACACAACAACATCCACGGACAACAACACAATGACCACCACAACCACCACCACAATTACTACCACAGCAATGACCACAGCAGCCGAGTTGGCCAAAGACGTGGAAAATTTAAACACGTCGTCCACACCATCATCCGACTTGTACATCCGTTCAGTATGTTTTTCACCAGATGGGAAATTCTTGGCCACAGGTGCTGAAGACAGACTAATTAGAATCTGGGATATCGAAAATAGGAAAATCGTTATGATTCTACAAGGTCACGAACAAGACATCTATTCTTTAGACTACTTCCCCTCAGGCGACAAATTGGTCTCCGGTTCCGGTGATCGTACTGTCCGTATTTGGGATTTACGCACAGGTCAGTGTTCGTTAACTTTGTCCATTGAGGACGGCGTTACCACCGTGGCTGTATCACCAGGCGATGGTAAATACATTGCTGCCGGTTCGTTAGATCGTGCCGTGAGAGTTTGGGATTCCGAAACTGGGTTCTTAGTAGAAAGACTGGATTCTGAAAACGAGTCAGGCACGGGTCACAAGGACTCCGTTTATAGCGTTGTCTTCACCAGAGATGGTGAAAGCGTTGTATCCGGTTCATTAGATAGATCCGTTAAACTTTGGAATTTACAAAACGCCAACAACAAGAGCGATTCTAAGACACCAAATTCCGGTACTTGTGAAGTTACATATATCGGCCACAAAGACTTTGTGTTGTCCGTGGCCACCACGCAAAATGATGAATACATTCTGTCAGGTTCCAAAGACCGCGGTGTCCTATTTTGGGACAAGAAGTCTGGTAATCCGTTGTTGATGTTGCAGGGCCATAGAAATTCAGTTATATCCGTGGCCGTGGCAAACGGATCTCCGTTAGGCCCCGAATATAACGTTTTTGCTACTGGTAGTGGTGATTGTAAAGCaagaatttggaaatacaaaaaaattgcacCAAATTAA